The Acidobacteriota bacterium DNA window AAACCGGACCGACGGCAGGCGGCTCGCCTGCTGGCCGATCCGGCTCCGCCGGAATCGGGGCAGTGAGCGCACCGGCCCGAGGGGCGCGTCGGCGCCCGGCCGACTAGAATCGCACCTCTCCCCGCGCCGCCGGGCGCCGGGGACCCCGCGAGGAGAGCGCCATGGCGAAGATCACCCTGAAAGGGAACCCCTGTCACACTTGCGGCGAACTGCCGCCGGTCGGAAGCACCGCCCCCGACTTCAAGCTGGTCAACAGCGCGCTCGAGGAGGTGTCGCTGCGCGATTTCGCGGGCAAGAAGAAGATCCTCAGCATCGTGCCGAGCCTGGACACGCCGGTGTGCGCCGCCTCCGCGCGGACGTTCAACGAACGGGCCGGCGGTCGGGACGATGCCGTCGTCCTGGTGATCTCGGCCGACCTGCCGTTCGCCCAGAAGCGGTTCTGCGAGACGGAAGGGCTGACCGGCGTGCACACCCTCTCGCTCGTCCGTTCGCGACAGTTCGCCCGGGACTACGGCGTGCTGATCGAGGACGGCCCGCTGGCCGGCCTGACGGCGCGGGCGCTTCTCGTCCTCGACGCGAACGACCGCATCGTCCACGCTCAGCTCGTCCCGGAGATCACCCAGGAGCCGGACTACGACGCCGCGCTCCAGGCGCTCGACGCCTGCTGACCCCACCGGGCTCAACCGCCCCCGACCGCCCGGAGCAGCGCCTCTCGCAGCGG harbors:
- a CDS encoding thiol peroxidase; this translates as MAKITLKGNPCHTCGELPPVGSTAPDFKLVNSALEEVSLRDFAGKKKILSIVPSLDTPVCAASARTFNERAGGRDDAVVLVISADLPFAQKRFCETEGLTGVHTLSLVRSRQFARDYGVLIEDGPLAGLTARALLVLDANDRIVHAQLVPEITQEPDYDAALQALDAC